One Takifugu rubripes chromosome 2, fTakRub1.2, whole genome shotgun sequence genomic region harbors:
- the LOC101062384 gene encoding serine/threonine-protein phosphatase PP1-beta catalytic subunit: MAEGELNVDSLISRLLEVRGCRPGKVVQMTEAEVRGLCIKSREIFLSQPILLELEAPLKICGDIHGQYTDLLRLFEYGGFPPEANYLFLGDYVDRGKQSLETICLLLAYKIKYPENFFLLRGNHECASINRIYGFYDECKRRFNIKLWKTFTDCFNCLPIAAIIDEKIFCCHGGLSPDLQSMEQIRRIMRPTDVPDTGLLCDLLWSDPDKDVQGWGENDRGVSFTFGADVVSKFLNRHDLDLICRAHQVVEDGYEFFAKRQLVTLFSAPNYCGEFDNAGGMMSVDESLMCSFQILKPSEKKAKYQYGGVNSGRPVTPPRTTQAPKKR; the protein is encoded by the exons ATGGCGGAGGGCGAATTAAACGTAGACAGCCTCATCTCTCGGCTTCTGGAAG TGCGAGGATGCCGCCCGGGGAAGGTGGTCCAGATGACGGAGGCCGAGGTCCGGGGCCTCTGCATCAAATCCAGGGAGATCTTCCTCAGCCAGCCCatcctgctggagctggaggcccCTCTGAAGATCTGTG GCGACATCCATGGCCAGTACACAGATCTGCTGAGGCTGTTTGAGTATGGGGGCTTCCCACCAGAAGCCAACTACCTGTTCCTGGGAGACTATGTGGACAGGGGGAAACAGTCGCTGGAGACCATCTGTCTCCTGTTGGCCTACAAGATCAAATATCCAGAGAACTTCTTCTTGCTCCGGGGCAACCACGAGTGTGCCTCCATCAACCGCATCTACGGGTTCTACGACGAGT GCAAACGCAGGTTCAACATAAAGCTGTGGAAGACCTTCACCGACTGCTTCAACTGCCTCCCGATTGCCGCCATCATTGATGAGAAGATCTTCTGCTGCCACGGAG GACTCTCTCCGGATTTGCAGTCCATGGAGCAGATTCGCAGGATCATGAGGCCAACAGACGTGCCCGACACAG GCCTGTTGTGTGACCTGCTGTGGTCAGACCCAGATAAGGACGTACAAGGCTGGGGAGAGAACGACCGCGGAGTCTCCTTCACCTTCGGGGCGGATGTCGTCAGCAAGTTCCTGAACCGCCATGACCTGGACCTCATCTGCAGAGCCCACCAG GTTGTGGAGGATGGATACGAATTCTTTGCCAAACGCCAACTGGTCACACTGTTCTCCGCTCCAAATTACTGCGGGGAGTTTGACAACGCAGGCGGCATGATGAGCGTCGATGAATCTCTCATGTGTTCCTTCCAG ATTCTAAAGCCCTCAGAGAAGAAGGCCAAGTACCAGTATGGAGGCGTGAACTCTGGTCGGCCCGTTACCCCTCCCAGGACCACCCAAGCTCCGAAGAAGAGGTGA